The following are encoded together in the Thalassomonas haliotis genome:
- a CDS encoding serine hydrolase domain-containing protein has product MKRRILLILSWCFFSIASYAESPESTALTIKEATKALDNYLNDLAKKDKFSGNVLLANNDKVLYQASFGMASKRFNAANNLQTKFNLGSMNKMFTAIGIMKLIEQGKLGLDDKLADYADESWLAKDISKKIEIQHLLSHASGLGSYFNRTFMNSSKNLYRSLDDYKPLLKGESLLFEPGTDNRYSNTGMLMLGVVIEKVSGQSYFDYIREHVYKPAAMLDSGSYEMDQPVANLAIGYEPSDKNETGWTNNLFLHVVKGGPAGGGFSTVGDLHRFALALTNYKFLNKKLTHTLYAPKPELHSPDYSYGFSVRGAKDNRIVGHRGGFLGIGANLDIYLDRGYVSAVVSNYGRSSEPVVRKINELLARVDSH; this is encoded by the coding sequence ATGAAAAGAAGAATATTACTCATCCTTAGCTGGTGTTTTTTTTCAATTGCAAGTTACGCAGAATCTCCTGAAAGTACAGCCCTGACGATAAAAGAAGCCACGAAAGCATTAGATAACTACCTTAATGATCTCGCTAAAAAAGATAAGTTTTCCGGTAACGTGCTTCTTGCCAATAATGATAAGGTTTTGTATCAGGCAAGCTTTGGCATGGCTAGCAAGCGTTTTAATGCCGCCAATAATTTGCAAACCAAGTTTAACCTTGGCTCGATGAATAAGATGTTTACTGCCATTGGCATTATGAAACTTATTGAGCAGGGCAAGCTTGGTTTAGACGACAAATTAGCCGACTACGCAGACGAAAGCTGGCTGGCAAAAGACATTAGCAAAAAAATCGAAATTCAGCATCTGCTTAGTCATGCTTCCGGTTTAGGCAGTTATTTTAACCGTACTTTTATGAACAGTTCGAAAAATCTTTACCGCTCCCTCGATGACTATAAACCTTTGCTAAAAGGTGAAAGTCTGCTGTTTGAGCCGGGCACCGACAACCGCTACAGCAATACCGGTATGTTAATGCTCGGGGTTGTTATTGAGAAGGTCAGCGGGCAAAGCTATTTTGATTATATTCGCGAACATGTCTATAAACCGGCTGCTATGCTTGACTCCGGCAGTTATGAAATGGACCAGCCTGTAGCTAACCTTGCCATAGGTTATGAACCCAGCGACAAGAATGAAACCGGTTGGACCAATAACCTGTTTTTGCATGTGGTAAAAGGCGGGCCTGCCGGCGGAGGTTTTTCAACCGTTGGCGATTTGCACCGCTTTGCCCTGGCGTTGACAAATTATAAGTTTTTGAATAAAAAGCTGACGCATACACTTTATGCGCCAAAGCCAGAGCTGCACTCTCCTGACTATAGTTATGGTTTCAGTGTCAGGGGAGCAAAAGATAACCGTATAGTCGGCCATCGAGGGGGATTTTTAGGGATAGGGGCGAATTTAGATATTTATCTGGACCGGGGTTATGTCTCGGCGGTAGTGTCCAATTACGGCAGGAGTTCCGAGCCGGTTGTCCGTAAGATCAACGAATTGCTGGCCAGGGTTGATTCGCATTAG
- a CDS encoding propionyl-CoA synthetase, which translates to MAMGYHNEYQASIDDPAGFWQEKSSLIQWHKPPCQALSRDESGNYLWYADGELNSCYLALDYHVENGRGEQTALIYDSPVTGTSREYTYRELTDKVARFAGALQSLGVCRGERVIIYMPMIPEAAIAMLACARLGAIHSVVFGGFAAHELALRIDDAQPKVILSASCGIEIEKLIPYKALLDDAINQAKHKVDACVIFQRQKLKAELIPGRDYDWQFIEKQSDPVAPVPVAATDPLYILYTSGTTGTPKGVVRDNGGHAVAMRYSMATVYGMKAGDVFWAASDVGWVVGHSYIIYGPLMAGCTSILYEGKPVRTPDAGAFWRVCEQYKVNAIFSAPTAFRAICKEDPGAALLQQYDLSSLQRIFLAGERLDPATYHWLKYHTELPVIDHWWQTETGWAIAGNPVGIEFLPTKAGSATCAIPGFNVQILDNTGKGQAANEQGSVAIKLPLPPGCLQGIWKNPERFKAGYLATYDGYYLSGDGGYLDDDGYLYIMGRTDDVINVAGHRLSTGEMEEIVSGHPNVAECAVVGVADDLKGQVPMALIVLKNGVEIPAEQIFEQIRLEVRQQIGALACLKKIHQVERLPKTRSGKILRRLIRQMVDGEDFKTPSTIDDVEIITEISNVLKLVASF; encoded by the coding sequence ATGGCGATGGGCTACCACAATGAATATCAGGCTTCAATTGATGACCCGGCGGGATTTTGGCAAGAAAAGTCATCCTTGATCCAGTGGCATAAACCGCCGTGTCAGGCCTTGTCCCGGGATGAAAGCGGCAATTATCTCTGGTATGCCGACGGCGAGTTGAACTCTTGTTACCTGGCGCTTGATTATCATGTGGAAAACGGCCGCGGCGAGCAGACCGCCTTGATATACGACTCGCCGGTCACCGGCACCAGCCGGGAATATACCTACCGCGAACTCACCGACAAAGTGGCCCGTTTTGCCGGGGCGCTGCAATCTTTAGGGGTCTGCCGGGGGGAGCGGGTGATTATCTATATGCCGATGATCCCCGAAGCGGCGATTGCCATGCTGGCCTGTGCCCGCCTTGGCGCGATACATTCGGTGGTTTTCGGCGGTTTTGCCGCCCATGAGCTGGCGTTGAGAATAGATGACGCCCAGCCCAAGGTGATCCTCAGCGCTTCATGCGGTATAGAAATCGAAAAACTTATTCCCTACAAAGCCCTGCTGGACGATGCCATCAACCAGGCCAAACATAAAGTCGATGCCTGCGTGATTTTTCAGCGCCAGAAGCTTAAGGCCGAGTTGATCCCCGGCAGGGACTACGACTGGCAGTTTATTGAAAAGCAGAGCGACCCGGTAGCCCCTGTGCCGGTTGCTGCGACAGATCCCCTGTATATCTTATATACCTCGGGCACTACGGGCACGCCAAAAGGCGTGGTCAGGGACAACGGCGGCCATGCGGTGGCGATGCGGTATAGCATGGCAACCGTATACGGCATGAAGGCGGGTGATGTCTTCTGGGCAGCCTCCGATGTCGGCTGGGTGGTGGGACATTCCTATATCATTTACGGGCCGCTGATGGCGGGCTGTACCAGTATTTTATATGAAGGCAAACCGGTGAGAACTCCGGATGCCGGTGCTTTCTGGCGGGTGTGCGAGCAATATAAGGTGAATGCGATTTTCAGTGCTCCCACCGCTTTTCGCGCCATTTGCAAGGAAGATCCCGGCGCGGCTTTACTGCAGCAATATGATTTGTCATCCCTGCAGCGTATCTTTTTGGCGGGTGAACGTCTCGATCCCGCCACTTACCACTGGTTGAAATATCATACCGAGTTACCTGTGATTGATCACTGGTGGCAAACGGAAACCGGCTGGGCCATTGCCGGTAATCCCGTCGGTATCGAGTTTTTGCCCACCAAAGCCGGTTCGGCCACTTGTGCTATACCTGGGTTTAACGTCCAGATCCTGGATAATACCGGCAAAGGGCAGGCTGCCAATGAGCAAGGCAGTGTCGCGATTAAATTGCCTTTGCCTCCCGGCTGCTTGCAGGGGATCTGGAAAAACCCCGAACGTTTTAAAGCGGGTTATCTGGCCACCTATGACGGCTATTACCTATCCGGCGACGGCGGTTATCTGGATGACGACGGTTATCTCTATATTATGGGGCGCACCGACGATGTGATTAATGTTGCCGGCCACAGGCTTTCCACCGGGGAAATGGAGGAAATTGTTTCAGGCCACCCGAATGTGGCGGAATGCGCCGTGGTCGGCGTTGCAGATGACTTGAAAGGCCAGGTACCGATGGCGCTGATTGTGCTGAAAAATGGTGTTGAAATCCCGGCAGAGCAAATTTTCGAGCAAATACGGCTTGAGGTACGCCAGCAAATCGGCGCTCTGGCCTGTTTGAAAAAAATTCACCAGGTGGAACGGTTGCCGAAAACCCGTTCCGGTAAAATATTACGGCGCCTGATACGGCAAATGGTCGACGGTGAAGATTTTAAAACACCATCTACCATAGATGATGTTGAAATTATTACTGAAATCTCCAATGTGCTCAAGTTGGTGGCGTCTTTTTAA
- a CDS encoding response regulator transcription factor yields the protein MFQPDKIIVADDHPLFRQALLETLKTRMPSSAWFQAETVEQLNQVLSAQQDADLLLLDLNIPGAHGFNNLIYARNHYPQIPVVVISAYEDNDTIAKAMEFGASGFVPKSTPVEDIFSAIQAVLAGQLWTPQGFKSPVSEHCDIAARVASLTQQQHKILMMFALGLQNKQIAYDLDVTEATIKAHATAIFKKLNVRNRTQAVIAISQLDLAEQYL from the coding sequence ATGTTCCAGCCGGATAAAATTATTGTCGCTGATGATCACCCGCTGTTCAGGCAGGCGCTGCTGGAAACATTAAAAACAAGGATGCCTTCGTCCGCCTGGTTTCAGGCGGAAACCGTCGAGCAGTTAAACCAGGTATTATCGGCGCAGCAAGACGCCGATCTTTTACTGCTGGATTTAAATATTCCCGGTGCCCACGGTTTTAATAACCTGATTTATGCCCGCAACCACTATCCGCAAATTCCCGTGGTGGTGATTTCTGCCTATGAAGATAACGACACTATCGCCAAGGCCATGGAATTTGGCGCATCCGGTTTTGTGCCTAAATCGACTCCGGTAGAAGATATTTTTTCGGCAATACAAGCCGTGCTTGCCGGCCAGTTATGGACCCCGCAAGGGTTTAAAAGCCCGGTTAGTGAACATTGCGATATTGCCGCCCGGGTGGCAAGTCTGACCCAACAGCAGCATAAAATTTTGATGATGTTTGCACTGGGGTTGCAAAACAAGCAAATCGCCTATGATCTCGATGTCACCGAAGCCACTATTAAGGCCCATGCCACCGCCATTTTTAAAAAGCTCAATGTCAGGAACCGCACCCAGGCAGTTATCGCCATCAGCCAGCTGGATTTGGCTGAACAGTATTTATAA